ATAAAGCATTATTTTGAAAATATGCAAGTAAAGCAGATCTGAATTTTAAAAATTATTTTTAAATGATTTATTAATTTCAAATAATATTTTAAAATTTAATTATAAAACAAATTATTTTTTATAATTAAGGTGAAAAAAATATAAAATTCTTATATTATATTTTTAAAACCCCGGAGGGCGGTATTGGAGTTTGATAAATTAAATAATGAAAAATTCATATATTCCCACAGTTCCGATGAGCTTATAAAAATCCTCTATGATTTCCCGGGACAATTCAAAAAAGCTGAAAATATCATTAGAAATATTCCTCTTGAATTTGAAAAAGAATATAAAAACATACTTATACTTGGCATAGGAAATCCCGCAACAACCGTTTACAGACTTATGGAGTCCATCAGCTTGAACAATATAAGAGTCCCTATTTCCATATCTTCTTCAAAAGAACTGCCTACATGGGTAAACAGCGAGACTCTTGTAATAGCTATATCGCACAGCGGAAACACAAGAGAAATTCTTAACGCAATAAGTGAGGTAGCCGGCAGGGGCATAAAAGTATATGCGATAACTACCGGAGGAAGGCTTAAGGAAAGATTTTCAAATAATAAATTTGTGACAATAATAGAATATTCAGAAAAGCTGCTTCCAAGAATGTCCATAGGCTATGCTTATGTTTTTCTTACCGACATACTCGCAGATGCCGGCCTTTTAAGCGTAAAAGGATTTCATGAAGATAAACCTCTCGGAAATGCATGGGATGATATAGAAAATGAACTGCTTGCTTTCACCAAAGAACTTATGCCTGAAATTAAAATAAATGACAATATTGCAAAGAAACTGGCAATAAATCTTTATGATAATATACCTGTAATCTATGGCTGCAACAAAATAACCACGGTAATAAGCTACAGATTCAAGATAGAGATTTGCGCAACAAGTAAAATGTTTGCGCATTTCAACAGAATTCCTGAAATCAACCATGATGAAATTGAAGGCTGGGAGATGGATCAGGAATTCAGGAGAAAATTTATAATCCTTTTCATAAAAGACAACAATACAAGCAATGCCATGCTGAAAAGAATAGAAATATTAAAAGGTATATTTCTTGAAAAGGATATAAAATATGAGGAAGTGAAAATAACAGGAGAAAATGAACTTGTAACAGCCTTTAAAGGTCTTTTCCTGGCAATATGGACAAGTCTTTACCTGGCGGTTCTATATGATGCAAATCCCGTTTCCATCGATCTGGTAGATAGTATAAAAAAACGTCTTGGTGAGAAATAATTTTTAGCTTATATCACGGAGGTTATAGATGGGTCTGCATCCGGAAATTACATCTGAGCAAAAGAAAAAGATAAACCGGTTAAGTACAATAAAAAATAATATTTGCTGCTACATAGATAAAAAGCCCGTTTCAGGCAAAAAAGATATTGAATATCACAATATCGATCCTATTTCTTCAAATAATTCAGATATAAAAAATTTTACAGTCGTATGCAAAAATCATCATAGAGAGTTGGGGGATCTTTCCATATCAGAATATTTAGCAAAAAAAGAAATGGAAGATTTCTTTAAAAATTGTGCATCAAGAAAACTTAATGATGTATTAGCTCTGAAAACAGGGAAAGAAGAATCCGTAAAGAAAATAAAAGTTATTATCAGTGATAAATCCGATACATTGGAATTATTTCCTGATGGAGATAAAAAAAGTGTGGTTTATAACCTAATGGAATGTCCTTCAACCGGTTTTAAATATTTTTATGCTTCTGTTCCGGTAGGTTATATAAATAATGATGAAAATCTTCAGCCAAGACCTCTTGAGATTGGCAGGCTCTGGGATCTTTACAGACACCTTCTCGTGAACAGCCAGCTTACTCCTTCTGTATGCCGGATGACAGATGAAAGCATATTGCTTTTTGACGGACAGCATAAAGCAGCCGCCCAGGTCTGGGCAGGAAGAACCGAACTGGACTGCAAAATATATGTGGAGCCTGACGTAAAAAGCCTTAAAGAAACAAATCTTATTGCACATGACAAACTGAGACAGATGCCTTTCTTTACTTCTGTTCTTATAAACAAATGGGCAAACATCTTTGAAGAAGAATGGAAAGAGTACCTTGGGCAAAAAGGCTTTAAATCTGAAGAAGGTTTTGTTTCATTTCTTGTTAAAAAAGGAAGAAAAAGGGCCCAGGCAGTAAATATGATAGAAAGCAATATATACGACAGCATAATGGAAGATAAAAAAAATTTAATGGTCAGATATATTGCAGATTACAACAGGAATATTAAAAGTCCGCTTACAATAAACAGGCTCAAACAGGCAGTTTTTAAGAAATTTATTGCCCCTCCCCCTCTTGATATAGACATAGAAGATTCTGACAGGTTAAGAGAAGCAGAAAGACGAAATATCATAAAGTTTCTTAATATAATAGCCGGGTATTCCCTTGATGATATATGGAATCCGGAAAATAATGACGATGATCATAAAGTTTCCGAGCGAATTTATCTTGCAGGAGCATTCAGGGCATGGACAGGTATACTGAAAGATGTGATATCGGCAATACTTGAGATTTTTGATGAAAATGAAAAAAAGGAGATATTTTTAAGAGAAATTTCAAAAAAAAGCTGGGAAGAAATTGAAAATTCCATAAATTTTTTATTTAACAGAAGAGTTTGGCAGGACGGCTCGGAAGAAAATTATAGCACTTTAAGACTGACAAATGACTCTCAGGTCAGAAAATATCTGTCCGTAAGAGGTATAAGCGTTAATGCGGTTTTGGGTAAAACAGGGATGTTTGAAGATAATTTTGTAGATTAAAAATATATGTATTACAAACTCATAATTCAGATAATCGGCGGACTTGCGCTTTTTATTTTCGGAATAAATACTTTAAGCGACGGTCTTCAGAAAATAACATCAAACAATATCAAATCCATTATCGGAGTTCTTTCAAGGCGACCCTGGGCTTCGGCTCTTGTAGGTCTTGCTACCACCCTGATAATACAAAGCAGCAGCGCTACATCCGTAATGACTGTCGGATTTGTAAACGCAGGCCTTATCAGTCTTAAAACAGCAATAGGCATTATCATGGGTGCAAATATCGGAACTACTATTACCGCACAGATAGTTTCACTAAATATCGTGGGTCTGCTTACTTATCCTCTTCTGATAATAGGTTTCATTTTATTTTTCACCAGCAAGAGAAGAAGATATAAAAATATCGGAATGGCAATAATAGGCCTTGGACTTCTCTTCCTGGGTATGGGTATTATGAAAGAGTCGCTTGATCCCCTTAAAGACAATCAGTCTTTTAAGAACTTCCTGCTTGTTTTCAGCAGAAATCCGTTTCTAGGAGTTCTTGCCGGACTCTTGCTTACCTCCCTTCTGCAAAGCAGTTCCGCTACTATAGGAATCCTTATAGCTCTTGCATCACAGGGACTTATTCCCATAGAAGCTGCGATACCGATTCTTTTCGGTGATAATATCGGAACCTGCACAACAGCCCTGCTTTCAAGCATAGGAACCACTGTTACGGCAAAAAGGACAGCTTTCTCCCATCTTTTGTTCAATGTGCTCGGTACAATAATATTTATAACTTTATTTTACGGATTCAGGCTTGAGCCGTTTATCCTCCGCTATATGGGTTCAAGCGTGCCAAGGCAGATTGCAAATATGCACACCGCATTTAATGCTGTAACAACGGCAATACTGTTTCCCTTGATAGGCTTGTTTGAAAAACTTGTAGTAAAGCTTTATCCGGGAAAAGATATTATTGAGCATAAAAATGCAATTCATCTTGATAACAGGCTGATAAAAACGCCCTCGGTTGCCCTGGAACAAGCAAAGAAAGAACTGTTAAGACTGACCAAAATAGTCCAGATGATGGACAGTCTTTCTTTTCAGAGACTAAAAAGCAAAGATACGGTAATAGAGAAAAAAGTACTTGACAGAGAAGCAGCTGTGGATAGCATTACTGAGGATATAATAAGATATCTAACCCAGCTTTCCAGGCAGTCGCTTACATTGAAGCTTTCCAACAAACTTATAAATCTTATGCAGATTGCATATGATACTGAAAGAACCGGAGACCATGCAGAGAGCCTGCTGAATCTTATGATACTTAAGGATGAAAACAGGACAAAATTTACAAAGGTTGAAATAGAAGAGCTTGAAGAACTTTCAGATAAGGTCAATGAAATGTTTAATGTCCTTATTAAAGGAATGGAAAACGGCAGCTTTGAGAATCTTGTACTTTGCGAGCAGGTAGAGAACGATATTGACGCAATTGTAAAAAACTCAAGATTAAATCATATACTCAGACTTCAGAAAGGCGAATGTATGCCGGTATCAGGAGTTATATTTTCCGATATTCTTCTTCATTTTGAAAGAACCGGAGACCTTCTTCACGGGATTTCAAAAAATATGATTGAGATTGGCAAATACTAATTTTGACATTATTTATTCTGTACCATTTTTTGTCAGTAGATTATAAAAACTAAAAATTTATTTATAGTTTTGGCATTATTAAAAAAACGTGTTAATTTTATTGTAAAATATTTTTGAAATTTTTATTCTTTTTTCCGGAAAAAGTGTTTGGAGACAACAAATGAAAGATATAAGTCAAAATTCTATATTACATTCAAGTAAAGGCGATATTCCTGTTTTAAAGGTTGAGGGAAATACTCTCCCGGAAGTCTGGGAAAAATCCCTTAAAGAATTATGGGATAAAGGTACTGAAATAAAAACACAATATGACAGGTCCAAAGATCCTCCCAGCAAAGATTCTACAATGATAATGGTAATAAATGAGCCAATGTCCGAACCGAGAATACACAGAGCCCTGCCTACAGGTCTTGACGAGCTGGAAATATACAGGCAGGAAGTTGTCCTGGGTGTTCATGATCACTGGATAGGAAAGCACGGATGGTCCTACAGCTATCATGACAGGCTTTTTAATTATAAAACTGCACAGGGTTATCTTGACCAGATGGCCATGACTATAGAAAATCTTATCTGCTGTCCTTATACAAGAAGAGCACAGGCAATAACCTGGGATCCCGAGCTGGATATAAAGCATCACGAACCACCCTGTCTTCAGAGAGTCTGGCTGAGAATTCTGGATGATCCGCAAAAAGGCCTTACTCTTAATATGAATACGCACTGGCGTTCAAGGGATGCCTATAAAGCCGCATTCATGAATATATTCGCACTTACCGATCTCCAGAGAGAAATTGCAACAAAGATATCCGAAAAACTGGAAAAAGAAGTAAAAGTTGGAAGGTATGCAGATATTGCTGACAGCTATCATATTTACGGTTCCTATTTTGACCAGTTCAAAGGTTTTCTGGATGCTCTTGAAAAAAAGACTTTTCAGGAGAGGACTTATACTACAAAATTTGCTGAAAATTTCTTCAGGGAAGCAAGAATAAAGCTGGAAGCTGAAAGAAAAAAAGGAAAGTAAAATACCGTTGAAAAAAACTGCTTCAGATAAAGAATTAAAAATAAGGTTTGCCAAAAAAGAAGACACCGGTATTTTACTTGACTTCATAAAAAGGCTCTCTGTTTACGAAAAAAGATCTGGATCCGTAACTGCAACTGAGGAAGATATAAAAAGAACGATATTTGAAAAGAAAATTGCAGAGGCGGTCATTGCAGAATATGAAGGTGCGCCTGCAGGCTTTGCAATATTTTTTTATAATTTTTCGACTTTTATGGGAAAACCCGGTATTTATATTGAAGATCTTTTTGTAAATGAGGAACTGAGAGGCAGAGGAGTAGGAAAAGCCATATTTTCTTTTCTTGCAGATCTTGCCATCCGGAGAGACTGCGCAATGCTTGAATGGACAGTCCTAAAATGGAATACTCCTTCAATCAGATTCTATGAAAAAACAGGAGCAAAAAATAAGGAAGAATGGTTAATTTACAGACTTGACAAAGAATCATTAAAAGATGTAGCTATGCAAAAACCGTGCAGATAAAACTTTGCCACCCACAGGAGGAAATTATGTCAAAAGAAAGCAATGCTGTTGCTTTTGATTCCCGGATAATAATTGAAAATTTAAAATCCAACTGGCTGAATATATTAATAGTAATAGCGGCTGTAATAATAATAGTGCTGATAATAAAACTGGTCTCCAGAAAGATCAAAAAAACCCTGGATACAAAAATAAGCCCGGAAAAAGCTGAGATTAAAAAAAGATCTTATACGTTCAGCACTGTCACTTCAAATATCATTATAGGTCTGACGGTTTTTGCAGGCCTTCTGATAATCGCCGACCAGTTTGGGATAAGCATTGCCCCGATCATAACAGGCGCCGGAATAGTCAGCGTCATTGTCGGACTCGGTGCCCAGAGTCTTGTAAAGGACCTTATAAATGGTTCTTTTATTTTATTTGAGCAGTGGTACCAGATAAATGATGTTATTGAAGTTGGAAATGTCTCAGGAATTGTTGAAAAATTCTCCCTCAGAACTACTGCAATCAGAAGTATTGACGGAGTCATTCACTATATTCCCAATTCTGAAATAAAAATTTTAAGCAACAAAACCCAGGAATGGTCAAGAGCAGTTATATCCATTGGGGTCTCCTATAAGGAAAATACAGACAGGATTATCTCTGAATTAAAAACCATATTAAATGATTTTTCCGAGGAAAAAGAATACAAAAAACTCATAATCAAAAAACCGGAGATTCTGGGTGAAGGTATCGATGAACTTGGAGAATATGCCGTAAAATTTAAAATAATCTGCAAAGTAAAATCTTCCAGTCAGTGGCTGATTGAAAGACGGCTGAGAAAAAGGATCAAGGATAGATTTGACGAACTTGGTATAGAAATCCCCTTTCCCTGCAATAATGTTTATATAAAAAACCATAGAGGCGTATAGCTCCCTTTCAGAAACTATAAGTTTATGGTTATTTAAGTAAGCCTGCTTAATCATTTAAAAAATTATTGCAATTATTTCTTAGAAAGATTAATATTACTTGTTTTTAGAACGTTGTTAGACAAAGGTATTTTTCAGAATAATAAAGTTTATGGAAATAAGAAATATTGCAATAATAGCTCATGTCGACCATGGAAAGACCACCCTGGTGGACTCGCTTCTAAGATTATCCAAGACACGGCTTACGAAAGAAATGGCAGAAGCTGAATGCATACTTGACAGCAATGATATTGAAAGGGAACGCGGGATAACCATATTTTCTAAAAATGCTTCCGTAGTCTGGAAAAATGTAAAAATCAATATTATAGACACTCCCGGTCATGCTGATTTCGGCGGAGAAGTTGAGAGAGTATTAAAAATGGCAGACGGCTCGCTGCTTCTTGTTGATGCCAAAGAAGGACCCATGCCTCAGACCCGATTTGTGCTAAAAAAGGCTCTTGAACTGAAACATAAAATAATAGTGGTAATAAACAAAATCGACAAATCCGGTGCCGACATCAATAATGCGCTAAACAGGACTTTTGATCTTTTCGTCGAGCTTGGGGCAGATGAGGAAACCGTTGATTTTCCCATAATTTACTGCTCTTCAAAAATGAGCAAAGCCGGCCATAAATCTGATTTAAAGCAAATGAAAGATGTTTCCGCATTATTCGAGGAAATAATAAACCGGATTCCGGCACCTGAGCATAATAACAATGCACCGCTCCAGATGCTTGTGACCTCTATTAACTGGGATAATTACAAAGGCAGGATTGCAAAAGGCAGGATATATAACGGAACAATCAGGTCCGGTGAGGAAATCATGCATATAAATCGTGAAGGAAAGATGCAGAAACACAAAATAACTTCACTTATGAATTTTCAGGGTCTTGCCCAGGTGGAAATAGATGAAGCAGGTGCAGGAGAAATAGTAGCAATTTCAGGAATACCGGATATTACAATAGGAGAGACTATTGCAGATTTAAACAATCCATCAGCTCTGCCCCTTTTAAGAATAGAAGAGCCTACGGTAAAAATGAATTTTGATATAAATACTTCTCCTTTTGCAGGAAAAGAAGGAAGGTTTACAACATCAAGACAGATAAGGGAAAGGCTTTACAAAGAACTTGACAATGATGTTGCTTTAAGAGTTGAAGATAATTCTGAGGGAGGCTGGGCGGTTTCAGGAAGAGGCGAGCTCCATCT
The Actinomycetota bacterium genome window above contains:
- a CDS encoding SIS domain-containing protein, translated to MEFDKLNNEKFIYSHSSDELIKILYDFPGQFKKAENIIRNIPLEFEKEYKNILILGIGNPATTVYRLMESISLNNIRVPISISSSKELPTWVNSETLVIAISHSGNTREILNAISEVAGRGIKVYAITTGGRLKERFSNNKFVTIIEYSEKLLPRMSIGYAYVFLTDILADAGLLSVKGFHEDKPLGNAWDDIENELLAFTKELMPEIKINDNIAKKLAINLYDNIPVIYGCNKITTVISYRFKIEICATSKMFAHFNRIPEINHDEIEGWEMDQEFRRKFIILFIKDNNTSNAMLKRIEILKGIFLEKDIKYEEVKITGENELVTAFKGLFLAIWTSLYLAVLYDANPVSIDLVDSIKKRLGEK
- a CDS encoding mechanosensitive ion channel family protein — its product is MSKESNAVAFDSRIIIENLKSNWLNILIVIAAVIIIVLIIKLVSRKIKKTLDTKISPEKAEIKKRSYTFSTVTSNIIIGLTVFAGLLIIADQFGISIAPIITGAGIVSVIVGLGAQSLVKDLINGSFILFEQWYQINDVIEVGNVSGIVEKFSLRTTAIRSIDGVIHYIPNSEIKILSNKTQEWSRAVISIGVSYKENTDRIISELKTILNDFSEEKEYKKLIIKKPEILGEGIDELGEYAVKFKIICKVKSSSQWLIERRLRKRIKDRFDELGIEIPFPCNNVYIKNHRGV
- a CDS encoding Na/Pi cotransporter family protein, giving the protein MYYKLIIQIIGGLALFIFGINTLSDGLQKITSNNIKSIIGVLSRRPWASALVGLATTLIIQSSSATSVMTVGFVNAGLISLKTAIGIIMGANIGTTITAQIVSLNIVGLLTYPLLIIGFILFFTSKRRRYKNIGMAIIGLGLLFLGMGIMKESLDPLKDNQSFKNFLLVFSRNPFLGVLAGLLLTSLLQSSSATIGILIALASQGLIPIEAAIPILFGDNIGTCTTALLSSIGTTVTAKRTAFSHLLFNVLGTIIFITLFYGFRLEPFILRYMGSSVPRQIANMHTAFNAVTTAILFPLIGLFEKLVVKLYPGKDIIEHKNAIHLDNRLIKTPSVALEQAKKELLRLTKIVQMMDSLSFQRLKSKDTVIEKKVLDREAAVDSITEDIIRYLTQLSRQSLTLKLSNKLINLMQIAYDTERTGDHAESLLNLMILKDENRTKFTKVEIEELEELSDKVNEMFNVLIKGMENGSFENLVLCEQVENDIDAIVKNSRLNHILRLQKGECMPVSGVIFSDILLHFERTGDLLHGISKNMIEIGKY
- the typA gene encoding translational GTPase TypA; amino-acid sequence: MKFMEIRNIAIIAHVDHGKTTLVDSLLRLSKTRLTKEMAEAECILDSNDIERERGITIFSKNASVVWKNVKINIIDTPGHADFGGEVERVLKMADGSLLLVDAKEGPMPQTRFVLKKALELKHKIIVVINKIDKSGADINNALNRTFDLFVELGADEETVDFPIIYCSSKMSKAGHKSDLKQMKDVSALFEEIINRIPAPEHNNNAPLQMLVTSINWDNYKGRIAKGRIYNGTIRSGEEIMHINREGKMQKHKITSLMNFQGLAQVEIDEAGAGEIVAISGIPDITIGETIADLNNPSALPLLRIEEPTVKMNFDINTSPFAGKEGRFTTSRQIRERLYKELDNDVALRVEDNSEGGWAVSGRGELHLAIFIERLRREGYEFQVAQPQVIVKISDGKKMIPFEEVFIEVPEQYSGSVIQKLGSRSGIMKKMELKDDIAHLEFIIPTRGLFGYRREFMTDTRGLGIMNTLFYKYLPEKNEWKERERGSLIAFETGTTRLYGLTNVQDRGELFYGPGVNVYRGQVVGRNSRNNDIWVNVCKEKQLSNMRSKGEGASEHFNVPRIMSLEDSIEYIDDSELVEVTPKSVRIRKINLNR
- a CDS encoding GNAT family N-acetyltransferase; its protein translation is MPLKKTASDKELKIRFAKKEDTGILLDFIKRLSVYEKRSGSVTATEEDIKRTIFEKKIAEAVIAEYEGAPAGFAIFFYNFSTFMGKPGIYIEDLFVNEELRGRGVGKAIFSFLADLAIRRDCAMLEWTVLKWNTPSIRFYEKTGAKNKEEWLIYRLDKESLKDVAMQKPCR